A region of Natribaculum luteum DNA encodes the following proteins:
- a CDS encoding carotenoid oxygenase family protein, protein MSSPSAPAYELGFRSVDREFASRPLAVEGSIPEWLSGALIRNGPGKFEVGDERVNHWFDGLAMVRRYAFDDGAVRYTNRFLRTEAYENASDGQSVGEFATGGGGTRALFRWLRALGPPEPTDNACVHVARLGDEYVALTEAPRWVAFDPITLETRGEFGFEDDLETHLASAHLVVDEHRAETIGYGTEFGRPHQFHLYRVPHGEPERERIGSVTAEGPGYVHSVAVTAGYVVLVEVPLHISIRRALSPWTEGLLDMLEYRPERGTRIVAVDRETGAVAVDLVTEPFFTFHHVNAFETDGAIVMDLVEYEDDAIVHALSFDTLREDAFTAAPDGRFVRYRVDLDDGTVARRRLYDGGLELPTVPPAVRTRSYRYAYGQATDRRGANGLAKIDTERETATEWWERSVYVEEPRVVRRPDASAEDDGVVLAPALDTKRERSMLLVFDAATLEERARAYLPHAVPFGFHGRFFRDALE, encoded by the coding sequence GTGTCGTCACCGTCCGCACCCGCGTACGAACTCGGCTTCCGGTCGGTCGATCGAGAGTTTGCGTCACGACCGCTCGCGGTCGAGGGATCGATTCCGGAGTGGCTGTCTGGAGCGCTGATTCGCAACGGCCCCGGGAAGTTCGAGGTCGGCGACGAGCGGGTCAACCACTGGTTCGACGGACTCGCGATGGTGCGCCGGTACGCGTTCGACGACGGCGCGGTACGGTACACGAACCGGTTTCTCCGGACCGAGGCGTACGAGAACGCGAGCGACGGGCAAAGCGTCGGCGAGTTCGCGACGGGCGGCGGCGGAACGCGGGCGCTGTTCCGGTGGCTCCGCGCGCTCGGACCGCCGGAGCCGACGGACAATGCCTGCGTCCACGTCGCTCGGCTGGGCGACGAGTACGTCGCGCTCACCGAAGCGCCCCGCTGGGTCGCGTTCGACCCGATCACGCTCGAGACGCGCGGCGAGTTCGGCTTCGAGGACGACCTCGAGACGCACCTGGCGAGCGCACACCTCGTCGTCGACGAGCACCGGGCGGAGACGATAGGGTACGGAACCGAGTTCGGTCGGCCACATCAGTTCCACCTGTACCGCGTTCCCCACGGCGAACCGGAGCGAGAACGCATCGGCTCCGTGACTGCCGAGGGCCCGGGGTACGTCCACAGCGTCGCGGTGACAGCCGGCTACGTCGTCCTGGTGGAAGTCCCGCTTCACATATCCATCCGACGGGCGCTCTCCCCCTGGACCGAGGGCCTGCTCGATATGCTCGAGTACCGACCCGAGCGTGGAACGCGGATCGTCGCCGTCGACCGGGAGACGGGCGCGGTGGCCGTCGACCTCGTGACGGAGCCGTTCTTCACGTTCCACCACGTCAACGCCTTCGAGACCGACGGGGCGATCGTCATGGACCTCGTCGAGTACGAAGACGACGCCATCGTCCACGCGCTCTCGTTCGACACGCTGCGCGAGGACGCCTTCACCGCCGCTCCCGACGGCCGGTTCGTGCGATACCGCGTCGACCTCGACGACGGGACCGTCGCCCGAAGGCGGCTCTACGACGGCGGCCTCGAGTTGCCGACCGTGCCACCGGCCGTCCGGACCCGATCGTACCGCTACGCGTACGGGCAGGCGACGGACCGGCGGGGTGCCAACGGTCTCGCGAAGATCGACACCGAGCGCGAGACGGCAACGGAGTGGTGGGAGCGATCCGTCTACGTCGAGGAACCCCGCGTCGTCCGGCGACCGGACGCCAGCGCGGAGGACGACGGCGTCGTCCTGGCACCGGCGCTCGACACGAAACGCGAGCGGTCGATGTTGCTCGTCTTCGACGCGGCGACGCTCGAGGAACGCGCGCGGGCCTACCTGCCCCACGCCGTCCCGTTCGGGTTCCACGGCCGGTTCTTCCGGGACGCCCTCGAGTGA
- a CDS encoding TorD/DmsD family molecular chaperone, with the protein MSDPESVADRVREPAPDSSGRPADVSPRDPALLRSRSRVYALLAAALDGDVDTLEAAIAEGTFDRLSALVPNEADVDLEPLLEETYDADALSIGYDNLFVVPGPHYVPPFASAYATDPSEGLESDSRYHDAGEAGELLGDSAAAMARRYERVGFTPAHGDGIPDHVAAILEFLASLADAEARHRARGDVEMAAALCDLQRETLADLGWLDAFHEAVAERDAREGVFAALVALVRTVAAWDVRVGVE; encoded by the coding sequence GTGAGCGACCCCGAGTCGGTTGCCGATCGCGTCCGGGAGCCAGCCCCCGACTCGAGCGGACGACCCGCGGACGTCTCGCCACGCGACCCCGCGCTCCTCCGGTCGCGCTCGCGGGTGTACGCGCTCCTTGCCGCCGCGCTCGACGGCGACGTCGACACTCTCGAGGCGGCGATCGCCGAGGGGACCTTCGACCGCCTCTCGGCGCTCGTCCCGAACGAGGCCGACGTCGACCTCGAACCGCTCCTCGAGGAGACGTACGACGCGGACGCGCTTTCGATCGGGTACGACAACCTGTTCGTCGTGCCCGGTCCCCATTACGTGCCGCCGTTCGCCTCCGCATACGCGACCGACCCGAGCGAGGGGCTCGAGTCGGACTCGCGGTACCACGACGCTGGCGAGGCCGGGGAACTCCTCGGAGACTCCGCAGCGGCGATGGCGCGCCGTTACGAGCGGGTTGGATTCACTCCCGCACACGGCGACGGCATCCCGGACCACGTCGCCGCGATCCTCGAGTTCCTCGCGTCGCTCGCCGACGCGGAAGCGCGTCACAGAGCGCGCGGCGACGTGGAGATGGCCGCCGCGCTGTGTGACCTCCAGCGGGAGACGCTTGCGGACCTCGGCTGGCTCGACGCGTTCCACGAAGCCGTCGCCGAACGCGATGCGCGCGAGGGCGTCTTCGCTGCGCTGGTCGCCCTGGTCCGCACCGTCGCGGCGTGGGACGTGCGAGTCGGCGTCGAGTGA
- a CDS encoding molybdopterin-dependent oxidoreductase — protein MSSHDPDADATPDSSDEQPSLDRRDFVKAAAGIGAVAAASNATFDLDPSSLWTDDDDHGVGTDYGEYDADDVLYTTCGQCNTFCPITVRLADESGDGQYSSLVRKLAGNPYSFLNTQPFAQVPYGSDPEDVATGDLEGTGDVDTARWSLSGGRMCLKGQAGIQTAFDSYRVRKPMKRVGPRGSGEWQTISWEQAIEEIVEGDDELGHPGIRDVWAYAPEDEVMADWEAVQNGDLERSEFDERYEDVLIDTDHPDLGPKANRIVDVGGFRRNFIRTRLWHQGLGSINSHHHAGTCGFSSVMGNVRSYAGQKKRQYPDVENCEYLLVWGTNPMVANKGPTWLAPKLTNAIQDGMRMDVVDPRLSKTAEKAEKWVPVDPGSDAALAMGMARWIVEHDRHDVEYLRNPAETAAADDGEPTWSDATHLVLVDEEAAPKARAADLGLETAGGGDGDEFVVVDATTGEPVPASEADEGVLDVELTIDGRRVKSAWTLYRERVFEYTLEEYAEMAGVSVADVAELADEFTSHGKRAAIMAYRGPAKHSNGFYTQRAVATLQHLIGNYDWKGGQITPYAGFATMSGRYDLGTVPDGYEPWGIPIVRGGVSYEETTLFDRDDGYPAKRPWFPVAPPHEVQELYASADDEYPYSIGALFIRPYSNNHVMAVAGGDEIPDVLADEDAIPLVVAADTVIGDTSQYADYVLPEPTYLERWENFGTYPNKRLADEKISQPTVKVVPDARPFEEVLIDIWKRMDLPGVGEDAILDADGETWPLHRAEDFYLKLVANVAYDGDPVADASDEELAVFRNAHEKGLGEHFDLERWRAAVRDEEWRKVVAVLNRGGRFEEPVEDYEEAFAEHGYDYDYAGRYGDRSNAYDGEHMRYKLGSRVNFYSEVVATGKHSYTGERFDPLPRVDDVRHYDESVQVPVVSEDAPDRPLQLINWKPRTQGMTRTHNSPWLRETRPENPLWINPRDAEERGIENGDAIEIDAGRRTVEATAMVTNGIRPGVVGTMWGWGRTGDGATAQTVDGSTREPVDRYGHTPYEFDTPTREEAGYAKGRDAGFAVNHLQPLDTELGDTGMSDLVGGSNAQFDAYVEVRKRGDGE, from the coding sequence GTGAGTTCTCACGATCCAGACGCAGACGCGACACCCGACAGTTCCGACGAACAGCCGTCGCTCGATCGACGCGACTTTGTCAAGGCGGCCGCCGGAATCGGCGCGGTCGCCGCCGCCAGCAACGCGACGTTCGACCTCGACCCGTCCTCGCTCTGGACGGACGACGATGACCACGGCGTCGGCACGGACTACGGCGAGTACGACGCCGACGACGTACTGTACACCACCTGCGGGCAGTGCAACACGTTCTGCCCGATCACGGTGCGACTCGCCGACGAGTCCGGAGACGGCCAGTACAGTTCGCTCGTGCGCAAACTGGCGGGCAACCCCTACTCGTTTCTGAACACGCAGCCGTTCGCCCAGGTTCCCTACGGGAGCGACCCCGAGGACGTCGCGACCGGCGACCTCGAGGGCACCGGCGACGTCGACACCGCGCGCTGGTCGCTGTCGGGCGGCCGGATGTGCCTGAAAGGACAGGCGGGTATCCAGACCGCATTCGACAGCTACCGCGTTCGCAAGCCGATGAAACGCGTCGGGCCGCGAGGCAGCGGCGAGTGGCAGACGATCTCCTGGGAGCAGGCGATCGAGGAGATCGTCGAGGGCGACGACGAACTCGGTCACCCCGGCATCAGGGACGTGTGGGCGTACGCCCCCGAAGACGAGGTCATGGCCGACTGGGAGGCCGTCCAGAACGGCGACCTCGAGCGAAGCGAGTTCGACGAGCGCTACGAGGACGTCCTCATCGACACCGACCACCCCGACCTCGGCCCGAAGGCGAACCGGATCGTCGACGTGGGCGGCTTCCGGCGGAACTTCATCCGGACGCGCCTGTGGCACCAGGGACTGGGGTCGATCAACAGCCACCACCACGCTGGCACCTGCGGGTTCTCGAGCGTGATGGGCAACGTCCGTTCCTACGCCGGGCAGAAGAAACGCCAGTACCCCGACGTCGAGAACTGCGAGTACCTCCTCGTCTGGGGGACGAACCCGATGGTCGCCAACAAGGGGCCGACGTGGCTCGCCCCGAAGCTGACGAACGCGATCCAGGACGGCATGCGGATGGACGTCGTCGACCCGCGGCTGTCGAAGACCGCCGAGAAGGCCGAGAAGTGGGTTCCGGTCGATCCCGGCAGCGACGCCGCGCTGGCGATGGGAATGGCCCGGTGGATCGTAGAGCACGACCGCCACGACGTCGAGTACCTCCGAAACCCCGCCGAGACAGCTGCCGCAGACGACGGCGAGCCGACCTGGAGCGACGCCACCCACCTCGTCCTCGTCGACGAGGAGGCCGCGCCGAAGGCTCGAGCCGCGGACCTCGGTCTCGAGACGGCCGGAGGCGGCGACGGGGACGAGTTCGTGGTCGTCGACGCCACGACGGGCGAGCCGGTTCCCGCGAGCGAGGCCGACGAGGGCGTCCTGGACGTCGAGTTGACGATCGACGGACGGCGCGTCAAGAGCGCGTGGACGCTGTACAGAGAGCGCGTCTTCGAGTACACCCTCGAGGAGTACGCCGAGATGGCCGGCGTCTCGGTCGCAGACGTCGCGGAACTGGCCGACGAGTTCACGAGCCACGGCAAGCGCGCGGCGATCATGGCCTACCGCGGCCCGGCGAAACACTCGAACGGGTTCTACACCCAGCGTGCGGTCGCCACCCTCCAGCACCTGATCGGCAACTACGACTGGAAGGGGGGCCAGATCACGCCCTACGCCGGCTTCGCCACGATGAGCGGCCGGTACGACCTCGGAACCGTCCCCGACGGGTACGAGCCGTGGGGGATCCCGATCGTTCGCGGCGGCGTCTCCTACGAGGAGACGACGCTGTTCGACCGCGACGACGGCTATCCGGCCAAGCGGCCGTGGTTCCCCGTCGCGCCGCCACACGAGGTCCAGGAACTCTACGCGAGCGCCGACGACGAGTACCCCTACTCGATCGGGGCGCTGTTCATCCGGCCGTACTCCAACAACCACGTGATGGCGGTCGCCGGCGGCGACGAGATCCCCGACGTGTTGGCCGACGAGGACGCCATCCCGCTAGTGGTCGCCGCAGACACGGTCATCGGCGATACGAGCCAGTACGCCGACTACGTGCTGCCGGAGCCGACCTACCTCGAGCGCTGGGAGAACTTCGGCACCTACCCGAACAAACGGCTCGCGGACGAGAAGATCAGCCAGCCGACGGTGAAAGTCGTTCCGGACGCCCGGCCGTTCGAGGAGGTACTGATCGATATCTGGAAGCGCATGGACCTGCCGGGCGTCGGTGAAGACGCCATCCTCGACGCCGACGGCGAGACCTGGCCGCTCCACCGGGCCGAGGACTTCTACCTCAAGCTCGTGGCGAACGTCGCCTACGACGGCGACCCGGTCGCCGACGCCAGCGACGAGGAACTCGCGGTGTTTCGGAACGCCCACGAGAAGGGCCTGGGCGAGCACTTCGACCTCGAGCGCTGGCGGGCGGCCGTGAGAGACGAGGAGTGGCGGAAGGTCGTCGCCGTCCTCAACCGTGGCGGTCGCTTCGAGGAACCGGTCGAGGACTACGAGGAGGCGTTCGCCGAACACGGCTACGACTACGATTACGCCGGCCGGTACGGCGACCGGTCGAACGCCTACGACGGCGAGCATATGCGGTACAAACTCGGATCGCGGGTAAACTTCTACAGCGAAGTCGTGGCGACGGGCAAACACTCCTACACCGGCGAACGGTTCGATCCACTCCCTCGCGTCGACGACGTCCGCCACTACGACGAGTCGGTGCAGGTCCCTGTCGTCTCCGAGGACGCACCCGATCGGCCGCTGCAGTTGATAAACTGGAAGCCACGCACCCAGGGGATGACCCGGACGCACAACAGCCCGTGGCTGCGGGAGACGCGCCCGGAGAATCCCCTGTGGATCAACCCGCGAGACGCCGAGGAACGCGGCATCGAGAACGGTGACGCGATCGAGATCGACGCCGGTCGCCGAACCGTCGAGGCGACCGCGATGGTCACGAACGGCATCCGGCCCGGTGTCGTCGGGACCATGTGGGGATGGGGGCGCACCGGCGACGGCGCGACCGCACAGACCGTCGACGGCTCGACTCGAGAGCCGGTCGATCGGTACGGCCACACCCCCTACGAGTTCGACACCCCGACGCGCGAGGAGGCCGGCTACGCGAAGGGCCGCGACGCCGGCTTCGCCGTCAACCATCTCCAGCCGCTCGACACCGAACTGGGCGACACCGGAATGAGCGACCTCGTCGGCGGCAGCAACGCCCAGTTCGACGCTTACGTCGAGGTCCGCAAGCGAGGTGACGGCGAGTGA
- the nrfD gene encoding NrfD/PsrC family molybdoenzyme membrane anchor subunit, producing MSTITDITERYDPGFRSETVRYAWYGLLAVLLLVGGWATWRRLTVGMASTNLSSVTPWGAWVAFYIYFVGLSAGAFLVSTLANVFEMEGFEQIDRDALFAAVISMIVALLFVWVDLGRMDRMYYPFVWRQPTSALSWEVHAYVAYVAVLVTELYFSMRLDLARVAARARGWRATLCRLLTLGRTSTGEESGRTDRRWLKRAGLVGIPLAIFMVHGGTGVLFAVAKARPYWNSGLFPIIFVVSAVVSGTALVTILYVVRTKLIAGDAVDRDLLDRLGQLLAAFVLTDAALTAIEALIAINSLHPHELETWLVILFGEMSWSFWWFMVGFGWVFPLVILSKRSWRRSPLPAAIAGLFVVVGIVAVRFNIVVPPQILPVMEGLPHGSYVPSTVEWLTSLGIVAVGLLLYSLGAEVLPLKPLESTPNGGDDT from the coding sequence ATGTCGACGATAACGGACATCACGGAACGATACGACCCCGGGTTCCGGAGCGAGACGGTCCGGTACGCGTGGTACGGCCTCCTCGCCGTCCTCCTGCTGGTCGGCGGGTGGGCGACGTGGCGACGGCTCACGGTCGGCATGGCGAGTACGAACCTCTCGAGTGTGACCCCGTGGGGCGCGTGGGTCGCGTTCTACATCTACTTCGTCGGCCTCTCGGCCGGCGCGTTCCTCGTGAGCACGCTCGCCAACGTCTTCGAGATGGAGGGCTTCGAGCAGATCGACCGGGACGCGCTGTTCGCCGCGGTCATCAGCATGATCGTGGCGCTGCTGTTCGTCTGGGTCGACCTCGGCCGGATGGACCGCATGTACTACCCGTTCGTCTGGCGACAGCCGACCTCGGCGCTGTCCTGGGAGGTTCACGCGTACGTCGCGTACGTCGCCGTCCTCGTCACGGAGCTGTACTTCTCGATGCGCCTCGACCTCGCACGCGTCGCGGCGCGCGCTCGTGGCTGGCGAGCGACGCTCTGCCGGCTGTTGACCCTCGGACGCACGTCGACGGGCGAAGAATCGGGACGGACCGACCGTCGGTGGCTCAAACGCGCCGGTCTGGTCGGCATCCCGCTGGCGATTTTCATGGTCCACGGCGGGACGGGCGTGCTGTTCGCCGTCGCGAAGGCCCGGCCGTACTGGAACAGCGGGCTGTTCCCGATCATCTTCGTCGTCTCGGCGGTGGTCTCGGGAACCGCGCTCGTGACGATCCTCTACGTCGTCCGGACGAAACTGATCGCCGGCGACGCCGTCGACCGCGACCTGCTGGACCGGCTGGGACAGCTGCTCGCGGCGTTCGTCCTCACCGACGCGGCCCTCACCGCCATCGAGGCACTCATCGCGATCAACAGCCTCCACCCGCACGAACTCGAGACGTGGCTCGTCATCCTCTTCGGCGAGATGTCGTGGTCGTTCTGGTGGTTCATGGTCGGCTTCGGCTGGGTGTTCCCGCTTGTCATCTTGAGCAAGCGCTCGTGGCGACGGTCGCCGCTCCCGGCGGCGATCGCCGGGCTGTTCGTCGTGGTCGGCATCGTGGCCGTCCGGTTCAACATCGTCGTCCCACCCCAGATCCTTCCGGTGATGGAAGGCCTGCCCCACGGCTCGTACGTTCCCTCGACCGTCGAGTGGCTCACAAGCCTGGGAATCGTCGCCGTCGGCCTGCTGCTGTACTCGCTCGGCGCGGAGGTACTGCCCCTGAAACCGCTCGAGTCGACTCCCAACGGAGGTGACGACACGTGA